A portion of the Apus apus isolate bApuApu2 chromosome 3, bApuApu2.pri.cur, whole genome shotgun sequence genome contains these proteins:
- the CCNC gene encoding cyclin-C isoform X2: MAPTCVFLASKVEEFGVVSNTRLISAATSVLKTRFSYAFPKEFPYRMNHILECEFYLLELMDCCLIVYHPYRPLLQYVQDMGQEDMLLPLAWRIVNDTYRTDLCLLYPPFMIALACLHVACVVQQKDARQWFAELSVDMEKILEIIRVILKLYEQWKNFDERKEMATILSKMPKPKPPPNSEGEQGPNGSQNSSYSQS; this comes from the exons ATGGCTCCTACGTGTGTGTTTTTGGCATCCAAAGTAGAG gaattTGGTGTTGTTTCAAATACAAGGTTGATTTCTGCTGCTACTTCTGTAT TGAAAACTAGGTTTTCGTATGCCTTTCCAAAGGAGTTCCCTTATAGGATGAACCAT ATACTAGAATGTGAATTCTATCTCTTAGAATTAATG GACTGCTGTTTGATAGTATATCATCCTTATAGACCTTTGCTTCAATATGTGCAAGATATGGGCCAAGAAGACATGCTGCTACCTCTTGCATG GAGGATAGTGAATGACACATATAGAACTGATCTTTGTCTGCTGTACCCTCCTTTCATGATAGCTCTAG CTTGCCTACACGTGGCCTGTGTTGTCCAGCAGAAGGATGCAAGGCAGTGGTTTGCTGAGCTCTCTGTTGATATGGAAAAG ATTTTAGAAATAATCAGGGTTATTCTGAAGCTGTATGAGCAGTGGAAGAATTTTGACGAGAGGAAAGAGATGGCTACCATTCTCAGTAAAATGCCTAAACCAAAACCACCTCCAAACAG tGAAGGAGAACAGGGTCCAAATGGTAGCCAGAACTCTAGTTATAGCCAATCTTAA
- the CCNC gene encoding cyclin-C isoform X1, giving the protein MAGNFWQSSHYLQWILDKQDLLKERQKDLKFLTEEEYWKLQIFFTNVIQALGEHLKLRQQVIATATVYFKRFYARYSLKSIDPVLMAPTCVFLASKVEEFGVVSNTRLISAATSVLKTRFSYAFPKEFPYRMNHILECEFYLLELMDCCLIVYHPYRPLLQYVQDMGQEDMLLPLAWRIVNDTYRTDLCLLYPPFMIALACLHVACVVQQKDARQWFAELSVDMEKILEIIRVILKLYEQWKNFDERKEMATILSKMPKPKPPPNSEGEQGPNGSQNSSYSQS; this is encoded by the exons atgGCCGGCAACTTCTGGCAGAGCTCGCACTA TTTACAATGGATTTTGGATAAACAAGATCTGTTGAAGGAGCGCCAGAAAGACTTGAAATTTCTGACCGAGGAGGAATACTGGAAGCTACAGATATTTTTTACTAATG ttatccAGGCTTTAGGTGAACATCTTAAATTAAGACAACAAGTTATTGCCACTGCTACAGTCTACTTCAAGAGATTCTATGCCAG ATATTCCCTAAAAAGTATAGATCCAGTATTAATGGCTCCTACGTGTGTGTTTTTGGCATCCAAAGTAGAG gaattTGGTGTTGTTTCAAATACAAGGTTGATTTCTGCTGCTACTTCTGTAT TGAAAACTAGGTTTTCGTATGCCTTTCCAAAGGAGTTCCCTTATAGGATGAACCAT ATACTAGAATGTGAATTCTATCTCTTAGAATTAATG GACTGCTGTTTGATAGTATATCATCCTTATAGACCTTTGCTTCAATATGTGCAAGATATGGGCCAAGAAGACATGCTGCTACCTCTTGCATG GAGGATAGTGAATGACACATATAGAACTGATCTTTGTCTGCTGTACCCTCCTTTCATGATAGCTCTAG CTTGCCTACACGTGGCCTGTGTTGTCCAGCAGAAGGATGCAAGGCAGTGGTTTGCTGAGCTCTCTGTTGATATGGAAAAG ATTTTAGAAATAATCAGGGTTATTCTGAAGCTGTATGAGCAGTGGAAGAATTTTGACGAGAGGAAAGAGATGGCTACCATTCTCAGTAAAATGCCTAAACCAAAACCACCTCCAAACAG tGAAGGAGAACAGGGTCCAAATGGTAGCCAGAACTCTAGTTATAGCCAATCTTAA
- the TSTD3 gene encoding thiosulfate sulfurtransferase/rhodanese-like domain-containing protein 3: MGPGARRWWRAASGGWRRAAAAGEARGPGAAGAGGRSLCSRGVPGLSYQELKDLKSTNVLHIDVRERWEIERFGKIPASINIPLGELVEALQMDPAEFKEQYNQKMPAKSDPVVFSCLAGTRSKQALGFATSLGFSRVQQYAGGFEDWVKHEPPEKK, encoded by the exons ATGGGCCCCGGGGCGCGGCGCTGGTGGCGGGCGGCGAGCGGCGGCTGGAGGCGGGCGGCGGCAGCCGGGGAGGCGAGGG GCCCCGGGGCGGCGGGTGCCGGCGGCCGCAGCCTCTGCTCCCGCGGGGTGCCCGGCCTTTCCTACCAGGAGCTCAAAGACTTGAAGTCGACCAACGTCCTCCACATAGACGTGCGGGAGAGGTGGGAGATCGAGAGGTTTGGGAAGATTCCGGCATCCATCAACATCCCCT TGGGTGAGCTGGTGGAAGCTCTACAAATGGACCCAGCGGAGTTCAAGGAGCAGTACAATCAAAAGATGCCAGCCAAGTCAGACCCTGTGGTTTTCTCCTGCTTGGCAGGAACAAGAAGTAAACAAGCACTGGGTTTTGCCACGTCCTTGGGTTTCAGCAG AGTTCAGCAATATGCTGGTGGCTTTGAGGATTGGGTAAAACATGAACCTccagagaaaaaatga